In Micrococcus luteus NCTC 2665, a single window of DNA contains:
- a CDS encoding DNA-3-methyladenine glycosylase family protein produces MTAPDAVRRVRVSVPVDVALTLRPLQRGAADPTVRATPQGVWLTLRSPAPDAASGAPGRPTSLLVSGAREAAGGGTAVTARAWGAGASAAVAGVERLLGLHDDGWGAFDALLRPDSGAPALPRHVREARRTRAGLRLPAAGALSRQLLTVVLEQKVTHDQARHGWRTLVRLAARIDGDGPAPGPVPVGMLPPPTPAAVLRIPSWDWHARAWVQPSQSRTVLEVARRAASIDRLGEAVAPGDTAGVAALARRLESVPGIGPWTTAEALQRSHGAADLVSVGDYHLAQFVGQVLTGRRTDDAGMLRLLAPWAGHRQRVVRMIGLSGERKQAFGPKLAPADHRAH; encoded by the coding sequence ATGACCGCCCCGGACGCCGTGCGCCGCGTGCGCGTGTCCGTCCCCGTGGACGTCGCGCTCACCCTGCGCCCCCTGCAGCGCGGCGCGGCCGACCCCACGGTCCGCGCCACACCGCAGGGCGTCTGGCTCACTCTGCGCTCCCCCGCCCCGGACGCGGCGTCGGGCGCGCCGGGCCGGCCGACGTCGTTGCTGGTCTCCGGCGCCCGGGAGGCCGCAGGGGGCGGCACCGCGGTGACGGCCCGCGCGTGGGGCGCGGGCGCGAGCGCCGCCGTCGCCGGAGTGGAACGCCTGCTCGGCCTGCACGACGACGGCTGGGGCGCCTTCGACGCCCTGTTGCGGCCGGACTCCGGCGCGCCCGCGCTGCCGCGGCACGTGCGCGAGGCGCGGCGGACGCGGGCCGGGCTGCGGCTGCCGGCGGCGGGCGCGCTGTCCCGGCAGCTGCTCACCGTGGTGCTCGAGCAGAAGGTCACCCACGACCAGGCGCGGCACGGCTGGCGCACCCTCGTGCGGCTGGCCGCCCGGATCGACGGCGACGGGCCCGCCCCCGGCCCCGTGCCGGTCGGGATGCTGCCGCCGCCGACCCCGGCCGCCGTCCTGCGGATCCCCTCGTGGGACTGGCATGCGCGCGCCTGGGTGCAGCCCTCCCAGTCGCGGACCGTGCTGGAGGTCGCCCGGCGGGCCGCGAGCATCGACCGGCTCGGGGAGGCCGTCGCTCCCGGGGACACGGCCGGGGTGGCCGCGCTGGCCCGGCGCCTGGAGTCGGTGCCCGGGATCGGGCCGTGGACCACGGCCGAGGCGCTGCAGCGCAGCCACGGGGCGGCGGACCTCGTCTCCGTGGGCGACTACCACCTGGCGCAGTTCGTGGGGCAGGTCCTCACGGGACGCCGGACCGACGACGCCGGGATGCTCCGCCTGCTCGCGCCGTGGGCCGGGCACCGGCAGCGGGTCGTGCGGATGATCGGGCTCTCCGGAGAGCGCAAGCAGGCGTTCGGGCCCAAGCTCGCCCCGGCCGACCACCGCGCCCACTGA
- a CDS encoding AMP-binding protein, producing MTESTAPESFTQGPTDVELLEQTLAQNLDDTARLFADRAALLECGPDGDPATGRTWTYGQLREESVTVAKALMAAGYEAGDRIGMWSPNVAEWVSLLYGAARAGVILVNLNPAYRAHELTYVVEQCDMRGLVVACADARMDPPATARAVARESAPHLRQLIMLPAGSGEDAYAHVQAGDVAGRHAADPVAEGTWADFLAGAARVSDEDLAVREAATGPADPVNLQYTSGTTGFPKGVTLTHRNVLNNGFHIGELLGYTEEDTVVIPVPFFHCFGMVIGVIATVSHGSLAVIPARSFEPVSALRAVAATGATSLYGVPVMFIAMLARPEADALDLSTLRTGVMAGSTCPVEVMKKVIDRFHMSEVAICYGMTETAPVSTMTRRDDSLEVRTQTVGRTMPHVETKIVDPATGDVVPRGATGELCTRGYSVMLGYWDAPEKTAEVLDADGWMHSGDLASMDEDGSVRIEGRIKDLVIRGGENISPREVEEFLYTHPDIQDVQVVGVPDEKYGEQLMACVIMKDGIEPLTVDAVREFAAGRIAHFKIPAHVRVLDAFPMTVSGKVRKVELREEGARVVQAQAQAQAQAQAQAQSVG from the coding sequence ATGACCGAGTCCACCGCCCCCGAGTCCTTCACCCAGGGACCGACCGACGTCGAGCTGCTCGAGCAGACCCTGGCCCAGAACCTCGACGACACCGCCCGCCTCTTCGCCGACCGCGCCGCGCTCCTGGAGTGTGGACCGGACGGGGACCCGGCCACCGGCCGCACCTGGACCTACGGGCAGCTGCGTGAGGAGTCCGTGACGGTGGCCAAGGCGCTCATGGCCGCGGGCTACGAGGCGGGGGACCGGATCGGTATGTGGAGCCCCAACGTCGCCGAGTGGGTCTCGCTGCTCTACGGCGCGGCACGCGCCGGCGTCATCCTCGTGAACCTCAACCCGGCGTACCGCGCCCACGAGCTGACCTACGTGGTCGAGCAGTGCGACATGCGCGGGCTGGTGGTGGCCTGCGCGGACGCACGCATGGACCCGCCCGCCACCGCACGCGCCGTGGCCCGTGAGTCGGCGCCGCACCTGCGGCAGCTGATCATGCTGCCGGCCGGGAGCGGCGAGGACGCCTACGCGCACGTGCAGGCCGGCGACGTGGCCGGCCGACACGCCGCCGATCCCGTGGCCGAGGGCACGTGGGCCGACTTCCTGGCCGGGGCCGCGCGGGTCTCGGACGAGGACCTGGCCGTGCGCGAGGCCGCCACCGGGCCGGCGGACCCCGTGAACCTGCAGTACACCTCGGGCACCACCGGCTTCCCCAAGGGCGTCACGCTGACGCACCGCAACGTGCTGAACAACGGCTTCCACATCGGCGAGCTGCTGGGCTACACGGAGGAGGACACCGTGGTGATCCCGGTGCCGTTCTTCCACTGCTTCGGCATGGTGATCGGCGTGATCGCCACCGTCTCGCACGGCTCGCTCGCCGTCATCCCGGCGCGCAGCTTCGAGCCGGTCTCGGCGCTGCGGGCGGTGGCCGCCACCGGTGCGACGAGCCTGTACGGCGTGCCGGTGATGTTCATCGCCATGCTCGCCCGGCCTGAGGCGGACGCGTTGGACCTGTCCACGCTGCGCACCGGCGTGATGGCCGGCTCCACGTGCCCCGTCGAGGTGATGAAGAAGGTCATCGACCGGTTCCACATGTCCGAGGTCGCCATCTGCTACGGCATGACGGAGACCGCGCCCGTGTCCACCATGACCCGCCGCGACGACTCCCTGGAGGTGCGCACCCAGACCGTCGGCCGGACCATGCCCCACGTGGAGACGAAGATCGTGGACCCCGCCACCGGTGACGTCGTCCCGCGCGGGGCCACGGGCGAGCTGTGCACCCGGGGCTACTCCGTGATGCTCGGCTACTGGGACGCCCCCGAGAAGACCGCCGAGGTGCTGGACGCCGACGGCTGGATGCACTCCGGCGACCTCGCCTCCATGGACGAGGACGGCTCCGTGCGCATCGAGGGCCGCATCAAGGACCTCGTGATCCGCGGCGGCGAGAACATCTCCCCGCGCGAGGTGGAGGAGTTCCTCTACACCCACCCGGACATCCAGGACGTCCAGGTGGTGGGCGTGCCGGACGAGAAGTACGGCGAGCAGCTCATGGCCTGCGTGATCATGAAGGACGGCATCGAGCCGCTCACGGTGGACGCCGTCCGCGAGTTCGCCGCGGGCCGGATCGCGCACTTCAAGATCCCGGCCCACGTCCGCGTGCTCGACGCCTTCCCCATGACCGTCTCCGGCAAGGTCCGCAAGGTCGAGCTGCGCGAGGAGGGCGCGAGGGTCGTCCAGGCCCAGGCCCAGGCCCAGGCCCAGGCCCAGGCCCAGGCCCAGAGCGTGGGCTGA
- a CDS encoding YajQ family cyclic di-GMP-binding protein — protein MASDSTFDVVSKVDSQEVSNALNQAQKEIAQRYDFKGVGAEIDFSGEKILMKASSEERVRAVKDVFESKLVKRGISLKSLDAGAPFASGKEYRIEATMKEGIDQPTAKKITKLIRDEGPKSVKAQIQGDELRVSSKSRDDLQSVIAMLKDFEDADLQFVNFR, from the coding sequence GTGGCCAGCGATTCCACGTTCGACGTCGTCAGCAAGGTGGACAGCCAGGAGGTGTCCAACGCCCTGAACCAGGCGCAGAAGGAGATCGCCCAGCGCTACGACTTCAAGGGCGTCGGCGCCGAGATCGACTTCTCCGGCGAGAAGATCCTCATGAAGGCCTCCTCCGAAGAGCGCGTCAGGGCCGTCAAGGACGTGTTCGAGTCCAAGCTCGTCAAGCGCGGCATCTCCCTCAAGTCCCTCGACGCCGGCGCCCCGTTCGCCTCCGGCAAGGAGTACCGCATCGAGGCGACCATGAAGGAGGGCATCGACCAGCCCACCGCGAAGAAGATCACCAAGCTGATCCGCGACGAGGGCCCCAAGTCCGTCAAGGCCCAGATCCAGGGGGACGAGCTGCGCGTGTCCTCCAAGTCCCGCGACGACCTGCAGTCGGTCATCGCGATGCTCAAGGACTTCGAGGACGCGGACCTGCAGTTCGTGAACTTCCGCTGA
- a CDS encoding MFS transporter, with protein sequence MGLLGLAALVVAGLYGGAIADRHDRRRVALASSAVMWLTTVGVAAQAWAGLESVPAANALNMMTFSVALMVGPMLGGVLVGTVGYAWTYSIDVVTCLAALYAVWRLPSLPPPRAEAAAASGARGGLASVVEGLRFLGSRPYLRMTFLADIVTMTTAFPRALLPAIGAVVLGGGGAAVGVLLAAMAAGAFLAGLFSAPFTRLHAQGWGVYVSILVWGGAVAAFGGVVWWAQSLPDGDPRLTLAFALAALCMAVGGAADSLSGVFRGSILQSATPDHLRGRLQGVFVVVVAGGPRLGELITGGASVGLGEGPTLLAGGVLCILGVSALMRWQPGFLRYDARNPTP encoded by the coding sequence GTGGGCCTGCTCGGGCTCGCCGCGCTCGTGGTCGCGGGCCTGTACGGCGGCGCGATCGCAGACCGGCACGACCGCCGCCGCGTCGCGCTGGCCTCGTCGGCCGTCATGTGGCTGACCACGGTCGGCGTCGCCGCGCAGGCCTGGGCCGGACTCGAGTCGGTGCCGGCGGCGAACGCGCTGAACATGATGACGTTCTCCGTTGCCCTGATGGTCGGCCCCATGCTGGGCGGCGTGCTCGTGGGGACGGTCGGCTACGCGTGGACCTACTCGATCGACGTCGTCACCTGCCTGGCCGCCCTGTACGCCGTGTGGCGGCTGCCGTCCCTGCCGCCGCCGCGGGCCGAGGCCGCGGCCGCCTCGGGCGCGCGCGGGGGTCTGGCCTCGGTGGTCGAGGGCCTGCGCTTCCTCGGCTCGCGACCGTACCTGCGGATGACCTTCCTGGCGGACATCGTGACCATGACGACGGCGTTCCCGCGCGCCCTGCTGCCCGCCATCGGCGCTGTGGTGCTCGGCGGGGGTGGGGCCGCCGTCGGCGTGCTGCTGGCCGCGATGGCGGCGGGTGCGTTCCTCGCGGGGCTGTTCTCCGCCCCGTTCACCCGCCTGCACGCGCAGGGCTGGGGCGTGTACGTCTCGATCCTCGTGTGGGGCGGGGCGGTGGCCGCGTTCGGCGGCGTGGTCTGGTGGGCACAGTCCCTGCCCGACGGCGATCCCCGCCTCACGCTCGCGTTCGCCCTCGCCGCGCTGTGCATGGCGGTGGGCGGGGCCGCGGACTCGCTCTCCGGCGTCTTCCGCGGCTCGATCCTGCAGTCCGCGACCCCGGACCACCTGCGCGGCCGGCTGCAGGGCGTGTTCGTCGTCGTGGTGGCGGGCGGGCCGCGCCTGGGCGAGCTGATCACCGGCGGCGCGTCCGTGGGCCTGGGGGAGGGGCCGACCCTGCTGGCCGGCGGCGTGCTGTGCATCCTCGGCGTGAGCGCGCTGATGCGGTGGCAGCCCGGCTTCCTGCGCTACGACGCGCGGAACCCCACGCCCTGA
- a CDS encoding FAD-dependent oxidoreductase, protein MTVRPDRPLRIAIIGAGPAGVYTADILTKEERDFRVSIDLFDRYPAPFGLIRYGVAPDHPRIKGIVNALHKVMDRGDIRFLGNVDYGTDLSLADLRRHYDAIVFSTGAVRDAVLDVPGVELAGSFGGADFAAWYDGHPDVPRHWPLEATQVAVIGNGNVALDVARILSKHAEDLLPTEIPDNVYRDLAASPVTDVHVFGRRGPAQVKFTPLELRELAHSRDVDIVLYEEDFDFDEASEKAIEENNQVRTMVGTLTNWLMEQEDRQQSASRRLHLHFLQAPEQFLDEDGDGRVDGLRMRRMELDGSGGVRPTDETVDYPVQAVYRAVGYFGSPVEGVEFDEVRGVIPNAEGRVLDADGAPVPGLYASGWIKRGPVGLIGHTKGDSLETIKHLIEDEPGLWRAQEPSEESVIELLESRGVPYTTWAGWHALDEHERSLGAQASEAGPVARERVKVVDREEMTRISRDGASVPSV, encoded by the coding sequence GTGACCGTTCGCCCTGACCGCCCGTTGCGCATCGCCATCATCGGTGCCGGACCCGCCGGGGTGTACACGGCGGACATCCTGACCAAGGAGGAGCGGGACTTCCGTGTCAGCATCGACCTGTTCGACCGGTACCCGGCCCCGTTCGGTCTGATCCGTTACGGGGTGGCCCCGGACCATCCGCGCATCAAGGGCATCGTGAACGCGCTGCACAAGGTCATGGACCGCGGGGACATCCGTTTCCTGGGGAACGTGGACTACGGCACGGATCTGAGCCTGGCGGATCTGCGTCGGCACTACGATGCGATCGTGTTCTCCACCGGGGCGGTGCGGGACGCGGTCCTGGACGTGCCGGGGGTGGAGTTGGCCGGCTCGTTCGGTGGCGCGGACTTCGCCGCCTGGTACGACGGGCACCCGGATGTGCCGCGGCACTGGCCGCTGGAGGCCACGCAGGTGGCGGTGATCGGCAACGGGAACGTGGCCCTGGATGTGGCCCGGATCCTGTCCAAGCATGCCGAGGACCTGCTGCCCACCGAGATCCCGGACAACGTGTACCGGGACCTGGCCGCCTCCCCGGTCACGGACGTGCACGTGTTCGGTCGTCGCGGGCCGGCGCAGGTGAAGTTCACCCCGCTCGAGCTGCGCGAGCTGGCGCACTCCCGCGATGTGGACATCGTGCTGTACGAGGAGGACTTCGACTTCGATGAGGCCTCGGAGAAGGCGATCGAGGAGAACAACCAGGTCCGCACCATGGTGGGCACGTTGACGAACTGGCTCATGGAGCAGGAGGACCGTCAGCAGAGCGCCTCGCGGCGGCTGCATCTGCATTTCCTCCAGGCCCCGGAGCAGTTCCTGGACGAGGACGGGGACGGCCGGGTGGATGGTCTGCGGATGCGTCGGATGGAGCTGGACGGCTCCGGTGGGGTCCGCCCGACGGACGAGACGGTGGACTACCCGGTGCAGGCGGTCTACCGGGCGGTGGGGTACTTCGGGTCCCCGGTGGAGGGGGTGGAGTTCGACGAGGTGCGCGGGGTGATCCCGAACGCGGAGGGTCGGGTGCTGGACGCGGACGGTGCCCCGGTGCCGGGGCTGTACGCCTCGGGGTGGATCAAGCGGGGTCCGGTGGGGTTGATCGGGCACACCAAGGGTGACTCCCTGGAGACGATCAAGCATCTGATCGAGGACGAGCCGGGGCTGTGGAGGGCTCAGGAGCCCTCGGAGGAGTCCGTGATCGAGCTGCTGGAGTCCCGCGGCGTCCCGTACACGACGTGGGCTGGTTGGCATGCTCTGGATGAGCATGAGAGGTCCCTGGGTGCGCAGGCGTCGGAGGCCGGTCCGGTGGCGCGGGAGCGGGTGAAGGTCGTGGACCGCGAGGAGATGACCCGCATCTCCCGCGACGGGGCGTCCGTCCCGTCCGTCTGA
- the rarD gene encoding EamA family transporter RarD, with amino-acid sequence MARVSPSSPSPRPGVPAAGAAPDTGALPTVSPAPADDPRGLALGFTAYFVWGLLPLYMAVLAPAGALEIVVVRIGFALIFCLVLLGLMRRLGELGTALATPGRWGATALAAGFIAVNWLLYAVSVTTGNVLQASLGYFMNPLVNVLLGVLFLGERLRRGQWVAVGIAVAAVVVMSAAMGQVPWIALGLATSFGLYGFVKKRFPSPVHAVTAMTAETVVLIPVFVVGSVLLAQAGLLTTVTEGPAHFWLMAGLGVVTAVPLILFSAAARSLTLTTLGMLQYTAPILQFLVAVTVLGEQMPAARWAGFGLIWLSLAVFTVDQLNASRLHRRAVRAGDGARA; translated from the coding sequence GTGGCCCGCGTGAGCCCCTCCTCCCCCTCCCCCCGGCCCGGCGTGCCCGCCGCGGGCGCCGCCCCGGACACCGGTGCCCTGCCCACCGTCTCCCCCGCCCCGGCCGACGACCCGCGCGGGCTGGCCCTCGGCTTCACCGCCTACTTCGTGTGGGGTCTGTTGCCGCTCTACATGGCGGTGCTCGCGCCCGCCGGGGCCCTGGAGATCGTGGTGGTGCGCATCGGCTTCGCCCTGATCTTCTGCCTCGTGTTGCTCGGCCTCATGCGCCGCCTGGGCGAGCTGGGGACGGCACTGGCCACGCCCGGCCGCTGGGGCGCCACCGCGCTGGCCGCCGGGTTCATCGCGGTGAACTGGCTGCTCTACGCCGTGTCCGTGACCACCGGCAACGTGCTGCAGGCCTCGCTCGGCTACTTCATGAACCCGCTGGTGAACGTCCTGCTGGGCGTGCTCTTCCTCGGGGAGCGGCTGCGGCGGGGCCAGTGGGTGGCCGTCGGGATCGCGGTGGCCGCCGTCGTCGTGATGTCCGCGGCGATGGGGCAGGTGCCGTGGATCGCGCTCGGGCTGGCCACCTCCTTCGGACTCTACGGCTTCGTGAAGAAGCGCTTCCCCTCCCCCGTGCACGCGGTGACCGCGATGACCGCCGAGACCGTGGTGCTGATCCCCGTGTTCGTGGTGGGCAGCGTGCTGCTGGCGCAGGCCGGGCTGCTCACCACGGTCACCGAGGGGCCCGCCCACTTCTGGCTCATGGCCGGGCTCGGCGTGGTCACCGCCGTTCCGCTCATCCTGTTCTCGGCGGCGGCCCGCTCCCTGACGCTGACCACGCTCGGGATGCTGCAGTACACGGCGCCCATCCTGCAGTTCCTCGTGGCGGTCACGGTCCTCGGCGAGCAGATGCCCGCGGCCCGCTGGGCGGGCTTCGGGCTCATCTGGCTGTCCCTGGCGGTGTTCACCGTGGACCAGCTGAACGCCTCGCGCCTGCACCGCCGGGCGGTCCGGGCCGGGGACGGCGCTCGGGCCTAG
- a CDS encoding HIT family protein → MTAPAPVSHAPDGYVCPFCGLVAGDVSDPGNRCELGDTVYQDEDLLVLIAVDGFGDHEGHAMVCPAEHYENLYDLPPRVLQRIALMAQQVALAMKRAWAPDGVSTRQHNEPAGNQHVWHYHLHVFPRFEGDMLYRQLRHPVAPEVRARKARELAAALDPDPTRLD, encoded by the coding sequence GTGACCGCGCCCGCCCCGGTCTCCCACGCCCCGGACGGCTACGTCTGCCCGTTCTGCGGGCTCGTGGCCGGCGACGTCTCCGACCCGGGCAACCGCTGCGAGCTCGGGGACACCGTCTACCAGGACGAGGACCTGCTCGTGCTGATCGCCGTGGACGGGTTCGGCGACCACGAGGGCCACGCCATGGTCTGCCCGGCCGAGCACTACGAGAACCTCTACGACCTGCCCCCGCGCGTGCTGCAGCGCATCGCGCTGATGGCCCAGCAGGTGGCGCTGGCCATGAAGCGCGCGTGGGCCCCGGACGGGGTCTCCACGCGCCAGCACAACGAACCCGCCGGCAACCAGCACGTGTGGCACTACCACCTGCACGTGTTCCCGCGCTTCGAGGGGGACATGCTCTACCGGCAGCTGCGCCACCCGGTGGCCCCGGAGGTCCGCGCCCGCAAGGCCCGGGAGCTCGCGGCCGCGCTGGACCCCGACCCGACCCGCCTGGACTGA
- a CDS encoding polyprenyl synthetase family protein: MTTADPGFVLPSGFEPLAEHGRVLEVVLTALEQVEEQLDSALGFDDLFSDTAAHHLMAAGGKRVRPVLTVLASLLGDPALASGEVADVDAPARQAAVVMELTHLATLYHDDVMDEAPVRRGAPAAHRLWGNSAAILAGDLIFARASQLMAELGTRPVQIQADTFERLVQGQLWETRGPAEGTDPIEHYYAVLSGKTGSLIAAAGMLGALLGGADEAAVQVMRAYGEKVGLAFQLADDLIDLTGDTERIGKVPGTDLRERVPTLTTLLLARAAQGEGPEAEDARRVRALVDGPLDTDDQLAAAVAALTGHPAIDEAWAITRGWAEQAKQALTPLPDSAVKTALEAFADYVVGRSA, from the coding sequence GTGACCACCGCAGACCCCGGCTTCGTCCTGCCCTCCGGCTTCGAACCCCTCGCCGAGCACGGCCGTGTCCTGGAGGTCGTGCTGACCGCGCTCGAGCAGGTCGAGGAGCAGCTGGACAGCGCCCTCGGCTTCGACGACCTGTTCTCCGACACCGCCGCCCACCACCTGATGGCCGCCGGCGGCAAGCGGGTCCGTCCGGTCCTGACGGTCCTCGCCTCCCTCCTGGGCGATCCCGCCCTGGCCTCCGGTGAGGTCGCCGACGTGGACGCGCCCGCCCGCCAGGCCGCCGTCGTGATGGAGCTGACGCACCTGGCCACGCTGTACCACGACGACGTGATGGATGAGGCCCCCGTGCGCCGCGGCGCCCCCGCCGCCCACCGGCTGTGGGGCAACTCGGCGGCGATCCTGGCCGGCGACCTGATCTTCGCCCGCGCCTCCCAGCTCATGGCCGAGCTCGGCACGCGGCCCGTGCAGATCCAGGCGGACACCTTCGAACGCCTCGTGCAGGGCCAGCTGTGGGAGACCCGCGGCCCGGCCGAGGGCACGGACCCGATCGAGCACTACTACGCGGTGCTCTCCGGCAAGACCGGCTCGCTGATCGCCGCGGCCGGCATGCTCGGCGCGCTGCTGGGCGGGGCCGACGAGGCCGCCGTCCAGGTGATGCGCGCATACGGCGAGAAGGTGGGCCTGGCCTTCCAGCTCGCCGACGACCTGATCGACCTCACCGGCGACACCGAGCGGATCGGCAAGGTCCCCGGCACGGACCTGCGCGAGCGCGTGCCCACCCTGACCACGCTGCTGCTGGCCCGCGCGGCGCAGGGCGAGGGGCCGGAGGCGGAGGACGCCCGCCGGGTGCGCGCGCTCGTGGACGGGCCGCTCGACACCGACGATCAGCTGGCCGCCGCCGTCGCCGCGCTCACGGGCCACCCCGCCATCGACGAGGCGTGGGCGATCACCCGCGGCTGGGCGGAGCAGGCGAAGCAGGCGCTCACCCCGTTGCCGGACTCCGCCGTGAAGACGGCGCTCGAGGCGTTCGCCGACTACGTGGTCGGGCGCTCGGCCTGA
- a CDS encoding geranylgeranyl reductase family protein, with amino-acid sequence MTDTPTSPAPDSTPAVVRRADVLISGCGPAGATAAAHLAAAGLDVVVLEKTAHPREKVCGDGLTPQAVRELQLLGVPHRGEPGDDGGWRVIRGLRLRAGERSVDVPWAPTRTWPDYALTRTRRDFDALLAELARSRGAEVRERHAVTGVVQDEAGRVVGLDAELIAPNGRKTGQTARFTAPIVLACDGVSARAAVSAGLHRREDRPMGVAVRAYYTAGAAADGAIPAPPGDRGEWMESWLRLPDAEGNPLPGYGWLFPLADGTVNVGLGILDTSPQFGKLDYRGLLKSWTGALTADWGIAEQTRTSRTLGAALPMAFNRTPQHVPGMLLVGDAAGMVSPFNGEGIGFAMEAARLAADLAVQAHAAGTDGAADAILSRYPVITQHLWGRHFALGARFARLIGDPRVMRAALGAGVAAPPLLRAAVKVMGNRVDARGGDAVDRAVRVLEALTPALTTAGGASLGRLDR; translated from the coding sequence GTGACCGACACGCCGACGTCGCCCGCGCCCGACTCGACCCCCGCCGTCGTGCGCCGTGCCGACGTGCTGATCTCCGGCTGCGGCCCCGCCGGCGCCACCGCCGCCGCCCACCTCGCCGCGGCGGGGCTGGACGTGGTGGTGCTCGAGAAGACCGCGCACCCGCGTGAGAAGGTCTGCGGCGACGGCCTGACCCCGCAGGCGGTCCGGGAGCTGCAGCTGCTCGGCGTGCCCCACCGGGGTGAGCCCGGCGACGACGGCGGCTGGCGCGTCATCCGCGGCCTGCGGCTGCGCGCGGGCGAGCGCAGCGTGGACGTGCCGTGGGCGCCCACCCGGACCTGGCCGGACTACGCGCTCACGCGCACCCGCCGGGACTTCGACGCCCTCCTGGCGGAGCTGGCGCGCTCGCGCGGCGCCGAGGTCCGCGAGCGGCACGCCGTCACCGGCGTCGTGCAGGACGAGGCCGGACGCGTGGTCGGGCTGGATGCGGAGCTGATCGCGCCGAACGGCCGCAAGACCGGCCAGACCGCCCGCTTCACCGCGCCGATCGTGCTCGCGTGCGACGGCGTCTCGGCCCGGGCCGCCGTCTCCGCGGGCCTGCACCGCCGCGAGGACCGGCCCATGGGCGTGGCCGTGCGGGCCTACTACACCGCCGGCGCCGCCGCCGACGGGGCGATCCCCGCCCCGCCCGGCGACCGGGGGGAGTGGATGGAGTCCTGGCTGCGCCTGCCGGACGCCGAGGGCAACCCGCTGCCCGGCTACGGCTGGCTGTTCCCGCTGGCGGACGGCACCGTGAACGTGGGCCTGGGCATCCTGGACACCTCCCCGCAGTTCGGGAAGCTGGACTACCGCGGGCTGCTGAAGTCCTGGACCGGGGCGCTCACCGCGGACTGGGGGATCGCCGAGCAGACGCGCACCTCGCGGACCCTCGGCGCGGCCCTGCCGATGGCGTTCAACCGCACCCCGCAGCACGTGCCGGGCATGCTCCTGGTGGGCGATGCGGCCGGCATGGTGTCCCCGTTCAACGGGGAGGGCATCGGGTTCGCGATGGAGGCGGCCCGCCTCGCCGCGGACCTGGCGGTGCAGGCGCACGCGGCCGGGACCGACGGCGCCGCGGACGCGATCCTGTCCCGTTACCCGGTGATCACCCAGCACCTGTGGGGCCGACACTTCGCCCTCGGCGCCCGGTTCGCCCGCCTGATCGGCGATCCGCGCGTGATGAGGGCGGCACTGGGCGCCGGGGTGGCCGCACCCCCGCTGCTGCGGGCCGCGGTGAAGGTCATGGGCAACAGGGTGGACGCGCGGGGCGGCGACGCCGTCGACCGGGCCGTCCGCGTGCTCGAGGCCCTCACCCCCGCGCTGACGACCGCGGGCGGCGCGTCGTTGGGTAGGCTTGACCGGTGA